In one Anabrus simplex isolate iqAnaSimp1 chromosome 9, ASM4041472v1, whole genome shotgun sequence genomic region, the following are encoded:
- the LOC136880842 gene encoding uncharacterized protein yields MSGYNERPYSEQGNENYWNDQATQGQSSYNFDMAGNQFGQELNFQSFESAQSGGSQYVGTPLYPSNPYLDPNVGSSSYAGEIFTPAPTAAQHSYGEGTSEFDQEPPLLEGKVQDR; encoded by the exons ATGTCTGGATACAACGAGAGGCCTTACTCTGAGCAGGGTAACGAGAATTACTGGAATGACCAAGCTACCCAAGGCCAGAGTTCCTACAACTTTGATATGGCTGGGAATCAGTTTGGACAAGAACT aaaCTTCCAGTCATTTGAATCTGCTCAGTCGGGAGGCAGTCAGTATGTAGGAACACCTCTGTATCCATCTAATCCGTATTTGGATCCTAATGTCGGAAGTTCCTCATATGCTGGGGAAATTTTCACACCGGCACCTACCGCTGCTCAACATAGTTACGGAGAAGGAACTTCAGAGTTTGACCAGGAGCCACCGCTGCTGGAGG